In Alicyclobacillus macrosporangiidus CPP55, a single window of DNA contains:
- a CDS encoding DUF444 family protein, producing MSVVTHDDWSLDRRGQSAQARHREKIKQAIRENLADLVSDQGIILSDGKRTVRIPVPTLDEPHFRFDYNKQQHVGQGEGKPGQSIGRVGGLGQGPAARAARGRAQAHRARAISRGSRSSRRRCPSRTSRTRCSRTCGCPT from the coding sequence ATGAGCGTGGTGACCCACGACGACTGGTCGCTCGACCGCCGCGGGCAGAGCGCGCAGGCGCGCCACCGCGAGAAGATCAAGCAGGCCATTCGCGAGAATCTCGCGGATCTGGTGTCGGACCAGGGCATCATCCTGTCGGACGGCAAGCGGACCGTCCGCATCCCGGTGCCGACGCTGGACGAACCGCACTTCCGCTTTGATTACAACAAACAACAGCACGTCGGCCAAGGCGAGGGCAAGCCCGGCCAGAGCATCGGCCGCGTCGGCGGGTTGGGCCAGGGGCCGGCGGCCCGGGCGGCCAGGGGACGGGCCCAGGCGCATCGGGCGCGGGCGATCAGCCGGGGGAGCAGATCCTCGAGGCGGAGGTGTCCATCGAGGACATCGAGGACGCGCTGTTCGCGGACCTGCGGCTGCCCAACCTGA
- a CDS encoding S-layer homology domain-containing protein has product MNPRPWKAAMGLATALVASAIPLAPAAAAVKAPQHAMQQKRIVLNGKTVSQPVGFADHGTAYFPGWYLMRALDSLHVTSSWDGHNWRITVPSGMKVDLSKIDVGTGNVSIYVNGTLVKRVYDIVDIDPASHQPTMYIPVWYVMRVFDRLGIQSSWNGQTWTMTTPSTGPGGGSSGGTGSSGTGSGGSGSGGTAPASPPDTTPQASDIPGTVSKGALVADLVSALGLPVSAPATSPYDDVPASDPRWPAIATAVSRGLISPFSSTHFGTGDVVTLDTAERMVWNQLGITNARYQPGGSLDAWAQFVGLTDGIAGGQYLTQADEARFVQNLRNLRAGGTVSGGVLQVRYTPQDEWAWTFAGDQTADGTPYYPTDAAVQEAITKTYRFFNGVTARLQGGDLVVQLPVDPDGRWFAYASTAGDLQYSLDGGSTWTTAAAFDDRELTWRPAQVWVKAPASAPLQVTFNNMVPAAKGSVVLGWVSISVNPSTGNPQAQRVYLQ; this is encoded by the coding sequence ATGAATCCACGTCCATGGAAGGCCGCGATGGGACTGGCGACGGCGCTTGTCGCATCGGCGATCCCGCTGGCACCGGCCGCCGCGGCGGTCAAAGCGCCGCAGCACGCGATGCAACAGAAGCGGATTGTCCTCAATGGCAAGACCGTTTCTCAGCCGGTCGGGTTCGCCGACCACGGCACGGCTTACTTCCCCGGCTGGTACCTCATGCGCGCGCTCGACAGCCTGCACGTGACGAGCAGCTGGGACGGGCACAACTGGCGCATCACCGTGCCCAGCGGGATGAAGGTCGACTTGTCCAAAATTGACGTCGGCACCGGAAATGTGTCCATCTACGTCAACGGCACCCTCGTAAAGCGCGTCTACGACATCGTCGATATCGATCCCGCGTCTCACCAGCCCACCATGTACATCCCGGTCTGGTACGTGATGCGCGTCTTCGATCGCTTGGGGATCCAATCCTCCTGGAATGGCCAGACGTGGACCATGACCACGCCGTCCACCGGTCCGGGGGGCGGGTCCTCCGGCGGAACCGGTTCCAGCGGTACAGGCTCGGGCGGTTCGGGGTCCGGAGGCACCGCCCCAGCGTCGCCGCCCGACACCACGCCGCAGGCGTCAGACATCCCGGGGACCGTGTCGAAGGGAGCGCTCGTGGCTGACCTCGTCTCGGCCCTCGGCCTGCCGGTCTCGGCCCCTGCGACGAGTCCGTATGACGACGTCCCGGCCTCCGATCCACGCTGGCCGGCCATCGCCACAGCGGTCTCGCGGGGCCTGATCTCCCCGTTCTCTTCCACCCACTTCGGCACGGGCGACGTGGTGACACTCGATACGGCGGAGCGGATGGTCTGGAACCAGCTCGGCATCACCAACGCCCGCTATCAGCCGGGCGGGAGCCTGGACGCGTGGGCGCAGTTCGTCGGGCTCACCGACGGGATCGCAGGCGGGCAATACCTGACGCAGGCCGACGAGGCGCGTTTTGTGCAAAATCTGCGCAATCTGCGCGCGGGCGGGACGGTGTCGGGCGGGGTGCTGCAGGTGCGGTACACGCCGCAGGACGAGTGGGCGTGGACGTTCGCGGGGGACCAGACGGCGGACGGGACGCCCTACTACCCGACCGACGCGGCGGTGCAGGAGGCCATCACGAAGACGTACCGGTTCTTCAACGGGGTGACCGCCCGCCTGCAGGGCGGCGATCTCGTGGTGCAGCTGCCGGTCGATCCCGACGGACGCTGGTTCGCCTACGCCAGCACGGCGGGCGACCTGCAGTACAGCCTCGACGGCGGCAGCACGTGGACGACAGCGGCGGCCTTCGACGACCGGGAGCTCACCTGGCGGCCGGCGCAGGTGTGGGTGAAGGCGCCTGCCAGTGCGCCGCTGCAGGTCACCTTCAACAACATGGTGCCCGCAGCGAAGGGGTCGGTGGTGCTGGGCTGGGTGAGCATCTCCGTAAATCCTTCCACCGGCAACCCGCAGGCGCAGCGCGTGTATCTGCAGTAA
- a CDS encoding DUF4855 domain-containing protein, whose translation MERKHVIAGAASFALTASLATWPCGAAVWADTQATTLDLTSQATVTTDVQGQYDATFSQMEQTYNAPLWGGDGWRGFLRQGGRDITLTLPQSYSLQTISIQMEQNARSGIYYPSHVDFSANVNGSWVELGTVRPVIPPTDKRSTTYTFRIDAKGVRTQQLRISFPVQVWVFARHLTITGSTVGGGSTNLSPETGGSPGVQQPLSPADARSHGIRNMLLVYTGDHGDAGTWSTADFLPMVMYQPPNGAPAQHLFDSVLFLPYSTLQDTQGAWQAYLDDLFRPGQQLSALDAAVGQANQILGTPGYREKVVIALPYPVYGDGVWGVANGVSLNFDGSAQDPNALSARMQALQWYMQTLQADWNRAGFQNLTLVGVYWENEQIDPGAPAEARLVGGAAQAAHAQGWPLFWIPFYDAPGTDVWNQAGFEAAWLQSNFIEQGTAADARRITEAEQAARRDGLGIEVELTDGVLQDPGMQAEYQAFLQQLQQNGFAGAVSHAYYAGSKLLVTAAQSPDPAVRAVYDQTAQFALQP comes from the coding sequence ATGGAGAGAAAACACGTCATAGCCGGAGCGGCCTCGTTCGCCTTGACGGCGAGCCTCGCCACCTGGCCGTGCGGGGCGGCGGTGTGGGCGGATACGCAGGCCACTACGCTGGATCTGACTTCGCAGGCCACTGTCACGACAGACGTTCAGGGACAGTACGACGCCACGTTTTCGCAGATGGAGCAGACGTACAACGCTCCTCTGTGGGGCGGCGATGGTTGGCGGGGATTCCTGCGCCAGGGAGGTCGAGACATCACCCTGACCCTGCCTCAGAGCTACAGCCTGCAGACCATCTCCATTCAGATGGAGCAGAACGCCCGTTCTGGCATCTACTATCCCAGCCACGTGGACTTCTCGGCGAATGTCAACGGCAGCTGGGTGGAGTTGGGCACCGTGCGGCCGGTCATTCCGCCCACGGACAAGCGGAGCACCACCTACACGTTCCGCATCGACGCCAAGGGCGTGCGCACCCAGCAGCTCCGCATCTCGTTCCCGGTGCAGGTGTGGGTGTTCGCGAGGCATCTGACCATCACCGGATCGACGGTCGGCGGCGGGAGCACCAACCTGTCGCCGGAGACCGGCGGATCGCCCGGGGTGCAACAACCGCTCTCGCCGGCAGACGCGCGGAGCCATGGGATCCGAAACATGCTGCTCGTCTACACGGGCGATCACGGCGACGCCGGCACCTGGAGCACCGCCGACTTCCTGCCGATGGTGATGTACCAACCGCCGAACGGCGCACCCGCTCAGCACCTGTTTGATAGCGTCCTGTTCCTGCCCTACAGCACGCTGCAGGACACGCAGGGCGCCTGGCAGGCGTACCTCGACGACCTCTTCCGGCCTGGCCAACAGCTCTCCGCGCTCGATGCGGCGGTGGGACAAGCCAACCAGATCCTCGGCACGCCCGGATACCGGGAGAAGGTCGTCATCGCCCTGCCGTATCCCGTCTACGGGGACGGCGTGTGGGGAGTGGCCAACGGCGTCAGCCTGAACTTCGACGGGTCGGCTCAGGACCCGAACGCCCTGTCCGCGCGTATGCAGGCGCTGCAATGGTATATGCAGACCCTGCAGGCCGACTGGAACCGGGCGGGATTTCAGAATCTCACCCTGGTCGGGGTGTATTGGGAGAACGAGCAGATCGATCCCGGCGCTCCCGCCGAAGCCCGCCTGGTGGGCGGCGCGGCTCAGGCGGCGCACGCCCAGGGCTGGCCGCTCTTCTGGATCCCGTTCTACGACGCGCCGGGGACGGACGTGTGGAACCAGGCGGGGTTCGAAGCCGCGTGGCTGCAGTCCAACTTCATCGAGCAGGGGACAGCGGCCGACGCCCGGCGCATTACGGAGGCGGAGCAGGCGGCGCGCAGGGACGGCCTCGGGATCGAGGTGGAGCTCACGGACGGGGTGCTCCAAGACCCCGGCATGCAGGCGGAATACCAGGCCTTCTTGCAGCAGCTGCAGCAGAATGGATTCGCCGGAGCTGTGTCGCACGCCTATTACGCGGGATCGAAGCTGTTGGTGACCGCGGCGCAGTCGCCCGATCCCGCGGTGCGCGCCGTGTACGACCAGACTGCGCAGTTCGCACTGCAACCGTGA
- a CDS encoding aldo/keto reductase, with protein MEYRSLGASGLKVSVLGLGTNAFGGRADKETSIRIIHQALDGGIHFLDTANIYTGGRSEEIIGEAIRGRRHEVILATKAGGRTGDGPLDAGSSRRHLQRELEQSLRRLGTDYIDLYQIHTFDPDTPLEETLRTLDDFVRSGKVRYIGASNYFAWELMKALGISERLNLTRFVSVQPSYSLADRTVEQELVPLCLDQGIGLIPYFPLAGGILTGKYTSPDVVPRGSRLDKEPRFANRLTPERLELGRQVARIANDLGVTPGVLSIAWLLQRPAVSTVIAGASRPEQVAENLKALEVKLDAATLAELDRISQPFVYGPPFATFRLK; from the coding sequence GTGGAATACCGATCCTTGGGTGCAAGCGGCCTCAAGGTCTCCGTCCTGGGCCTCGGCACCAACGCCTTCGGCGGCCGCGCCGACAAAGAGACCTCTATCCGCATCATCCACCAGGCGCTCGATGGCGGCATCCACTTCCTCGACACCGCCAACATCTACACCGGAGGCCGGTCGGAGGAGATCATCGGGGAGGCCATCCGCGGCCGGCGGCACGAGGTGATCCTGGCCACCAAGGCGGGCGGCAGGACGGGGGATGGGCCGCTCGACGCGGGATCGTCCCGGAGGCATCTCCAGCGGGAATTGGAACAGAGCCTGCGCCGACTCGGCACCGATTACATCGACCTCTACCAGATCCACACGTTCGATCCTGACACGCCCCTCGAGGAGACCCTCCGCACGCTGGACGACTTCGTCCGCTCCGGGAAGGTGCGCTACATCGGGGCGTCCAACTACTTCGCCTGGGAGCTGATGAAGGCCCTCGGGATCAGCGAGCGGCTGAACCTGACCCGCTTCGTGTCCGTTCAGCCGTCGTACTCGCTGGCGGACCGGACCGTGGAGCAGGAACTCGTGCCCCTGTGCCTGGACCAGGGCATTGGCCTCATCCCGTACTTCCCGCTTGCAGGGGGCATTCTCACGGGCAAGTACACGTCGCCCGACGTGGTCCCGCGCGGGTCGCGCCTGGACAAGGAGCCGCGCTTCGCCAACCGGCTGACGCCGGAGCGGCTGGAGCTCGGGCGGCAGGTCGCCCGGATCGCGAACGATCTCGGCGTCACCCCGGGCGTCCTGTCCATCGCCTGGCTGTTGCAGCGGCCGGCGGTGTCGACGGTGATCGCCGGGGCCAGCCGGCCGGAGCAGGTGGCGGAGAACCTCAAGGCCCTGGAGGTCAAGCTGGACGCGGCGACGCTGGCGGAACTCGACCGCATCAGCCAGCCGTTCGTGTACGGCCCGCCGTTTGCGACGTTCCGGTTGAAGTGA
- a CDS encoding MDR family MFS transporter — protein MNRPNHPEGANLANSGADAFRPDASSASAEADEAGHASIKHRGILITGLIIAMLFGALDQTIVGTAMPRIVGELGGLAYMAWLTTAYMLTSTTVVPIAGKLADLLGRRVVYVTGLAIFMIGSALCGAAHTMNQLIFFRGFQGIGGGIMMPMAMVIIGDLFTGAERAKWQGVFGAIFGLSSIVGPQIGGWIVDALSWRWVFYINLPIALVAIVFISMGLHSHRRSERVTFDIPGIVTMVVGVVSLLLALTFGGKDYPWTSWQILGLFAIALVSLTAFVLIEARAAEPILPLRLFRNRTFVLINGIGFLMSVGMFGSIMFIPLFLQGIIGISPSASGTAMTPMMLTVMAGSMVGGRLVTKIGVRTQTTIGMLIMAASFILLANLTVHTKTLAVTGCMIILGIGMGLVMPLLTIALQESFPRTELGVVTSSSQFFRQIGGTFGMTILGAMLNARSSALLTAQLDPLLQRIPANPMVAQLKSMIATNAQGLYSSLLNPNALVQMPAVFKDTLVPVLKSALVESLHSVFWFGLVFILLGVVCSLFLGKIRISSRRGARPAPSEA, from the coding sequence ATGAACCGTCCCAACCATCCGGAAGGCGCAAACCTGGCGAACAGCGGCGCGGATGCATTCCGTCCGGACGCATCTTCGGCGTCCGCCGAGGCGGACGAAGCGGGGCACGCGTCCATCAAACACCGTGGCATTCTCATCACCGGGCTCATCATCGCCATGCTGTTCGGAGCCCTCGATCAGACCATCGTCGGCACGGCCATGCCACGCATCGTCGGCGAGCTGGGCGGCCTGGCCTACATGGCCTGGCTGACGACGGCGTACATGCTCACGTCCACCACGGTCGTCCCCATCGCCGGAAAGCTGGCCGACCTGCTCGGCCGCAGGGTGGTGTACGTCACTGGCCTGGCCATCTTCATGATCGGGTCGGCGTTGTGCGGTGCCGCCCACACCATGAACCAGCTCATCTTCTTCCGCGGGTTCCAGGGCATCGGCGGGGGCATCATGATGCCGATGGCCATGGTCATCATCGGCGATCTCTTCACGGGCGCCGAGCGCGCGAAGTGGCAGGGGGTGTTCGGCGCCATCTTCGGGCTCTCGTCCATCGTCGGTCCGCAGATCGGCGGGTGGATCGTCGACGCGCTCAGCTGGCGGTGGGTGTTTTACATCAACCTGCCCATCGCGCTCGTCGCCATTGTGTTCATCTCCATGGGGTTGCACAGCCACCGCCGCAGCGAGCGGGTGACGTTTGACATCCCCGGCATCGTGACCATGGTGGTCGGCGTCGTCAGCCTGCTGCTCGCACTCACGTTCGGCGGCAAGGACTACCCGTGGACGTCCTGGCAGATCCTCGGATTGTTCGCGATCGCGCTGGTATCGCTCACCGCCTTCGTCCTCATCGAGGCGCGCGCGGCGGAACCCATTTTGCCGCTTCGGCTGTTCCGCAACCGGACGTTTGTGCTGATCAACGGCATCGGCTTCCTGATGAGCGTCGGGATGTTCGGATCCATCATGTTCATCCCGCTGTTCCTGCAGGGCATCATCGGTATCAGTCCGTCGGCGTCCGGCACCGCCATGACCCCGATGATGCTCACCGTGATGGCGGGCAGCATGGTCGGCGGGCGGTTGGTCACGAAGATCGGCGTCCGCACGCAGACCACCATCGGCATGCTCATCATGGCCGCGAGCTTCATCCTGCTCGCGAACTTGACCGTGCACACCAAGACCTTGGCGGTCACCGGCTGCATGATCATTCTCGGGATTGGGATGGGCCTGGTGATGCCTCTGCTCACCATCGCCCTGCAGGAGAGCTTTCCGAGGACAGAGCTCGGCGTGGTCACGTCTTCGAGCCAGTTCTTCCGGCAGATCGGCGGCACGTTCGGGATGACCATCCTCGGTGCGATGCTCAACGCGCGATCGAGCGCGCTGCTCACGGCCCAGCTCGATCCGCTGCTCCAACGCATCCCCGCCAACCCGATGGTGGCGCAATTGAAGTCGATGATCGCGACCAACGCGCAGGGCTTGTACTCCTCCCTGCTGAACCCGAATGCGCTCGTTCAGATGCCCGCGGTCTTCAAGGACACCCTGGTGCCGGTGCTCAAGTCCGCGCTCGTCGAGTCGCTGCACAGCGTGTTCTGGTTCGGTCTGGTGTTCATCCTGCTCGGCGTGGTGTGCTCGTTGTTCCTCGGCAAGATCCGGATCTCGAGCCGCCGTGGGGCGCGGCCGGCGCCGTCGGAGGCGTAA
- a CDS encoding PrkA family serine protein kinase — MSLAARLRAYKQEEQDLHWEGTFEQYLGLVEKNPNIANTAHARVYDMIVSAGVEEVDGHKIYHFFDDELYGLQIPLERLVEEYFHSAARRLDVRKRILLLMGPVSGGKSSLVTLLKRGLEAYSRTDRGAAYGIKGCPMHEEPLHLIPHRLRPEMERELNVHIEGDLCPVCQLRLEEEFGGDILRVPVERILFSESKRIGIGTFSPSDPKSQDIADLTGSVDFSTIAEYGSESDPRAFRFDGELNKANRGILEMQEMLKIDSKFLYHLLSLTQEGNFKAGRFALISADELVIAHTNETEYQAFISNKKNEALHSRMVVMPIPYTLRVSDEVRIYEKLIRQSDLRDVHIAPHGLRTAAIFSVLSRLKESAKADLMKKLKLYDGQDVEGNEVDVKELQAEHPLEGMSGIDPRYVINRISSALVKSDARCINALDILRSLKDGLDQHASITPADKERLLNFIAMARQEYDEVVKKEVQKAFVYSYEESAQTLFNNYLDNVEAYCNRQKLRDPITDEEVDPDETLMRSVEEQIGVSENAKTEFREEILIRMSSYARRGKVFRYDSHERLKEAIERKLFADLKDVVKITTNTKTPDPDQLKRINQVHSTLVDKHGYCPVCANEVLKYVGSLLNR; from the coding sequence GTGAGTTTGGCGGCGCGGTTGCGAGCGTACAAACAGGAGGAGCAGGACCTTCATTGGGAGGGGACGTTTGAGCAGTATCTCGGGCTGGTCGAGAAGAATCCGAACATCGCCAATACCGCGCACGCGCGCGTGTACGACATGATTGTGTCGGCCGGCGTGGAGGAGGTGGACGGACACAAGATCTACCACTTCTTCGACGACGAGTTGTACGGGTTGCAGATCCCGCTCGAGCGGTTGGTGGAAGAGTATTTTCACTCGGCGGCGCGGCGGCTGGACGTCCGCAAGCGCATCCTCTTGTTGATGGGCCCGGTCAGCGGCGGCAAGTCGTCGCTGGTGACGCTGCTCAAGCGCGGGCTGGAGGCGTACAGCCGGACGGACCGGGGGGCGGCATACGGCATCAAGGGTTGCCCGATGCACGAGGAACCGCTGCACCTGATCCCGCACCGGCTGCGGCCGGAGATGGAGCGGGAGCTGAACGTCCACATCGAAGGGGACCTGTGCCCCGTCTGCCAGCTCCGGCTGGAGGAGGAGTTCGGCGGCGACATCCTGCGCGTGCCCGTGGAGCGGATCCTCTTCAGCGAGTCCAAGCGGATCGGCATCGGCACCTTCAGCCCGTCCGATCCGAAGTCCCAGGACATCGCCGACCTGACCGGAAGCGTCGACTTCTCGACCATCGCCGAGTACGGATCGGAGTCGGACCCGCGGGCGTTCCGGTTTGACGGGGAGCTCAACAAGGCCAACCGGGGCATCCTCGAGATGCAGGAGATGTTGAAGATTGACAGCAAGTTCCTCTACCACCTGCTCAGCCTGACCCAAGAGGGGAATTTCAAGGCCGGCCGGTTCGCGCTCATCTCGGCGGACGAGCTGGTCATCGCCCATACGAACGAGACCGAGTACCAGGCCTTCATCTCCAATAAGAAGAACGAAGCCCTCCATTCGCGCATGGTGGTCATGCCCATCCCGTACACCCTGCGCGTCAGTGACGAGGTGCGCATCTACGAGAAGCTGATCCGGCAGAGCGATCTGCGCGACGTGCACATCGCCCCGCACGGCCTGCGCACCGCCGCCATCTTCTCGGTGCTGTCGCGCCTCAAGGAGTCGGCCAAGGCCGACCTGATGAAGAAGCTGAAGCTGTACGACGGGCAGGACGTGGAGGGCAACGAGGTCGACGTCAAGGAGCTGCAGGCCGAGCACCCGCTGGAGGGGATGAGCGGGATCGATCCCCGCTACGTCATCAACCGCATCTCCTCGGCGCTGGTCAAGAGCGACGCGCGCTGCATCAACGCCCTCGACATCCTGCGCTCACTCAAGGACGGGCTGGATCAGCACGCCAGCATCACCCCCGCCGACAAGGAGCGGCTGCTCAACTTCATCGCCATGGCGCGCCAGGAGTACGACGAGGTGGTCAAAAAGGAAGTGCAGAAGGCATTCGTCTACTCCTATGAGGAGTCGGCGCAGACCTTGTTCAACAACTACCTCGACAACGTCGAGGCGTACTGCAACCGTCAGAAGCTGCGCGACCCCATCACCGACGAAGAGGTCGATCCCGATGAAACCCTGATGCGCTCGGTGGAAGAGCAGATCGGCGTCAGCGAGAACGCGAAGACCGAGTTCCGCGAGGAGATCCTCATCCGCATGTCGTCGTACGCGCGCCGCGGCAAGGTGTTCCGCTACGATTCGCACGAGCGCCTGAAGGAAGCCATCGAGCGGAAACTGTTCGCGGACCTCAAGGACGTGGTGAAGATCACCACCAACACCAAGACGCCGGATCCGGATCAGTTGAAACGCATCAACCAGGTGCACTCGACGTTGGTGGACAAGCACGGTTACTGCCCGGTGTGCGCCAACGAGGTGCTGAAATACGTCGGCAGCCTGCTGAACCGGTGA
- a CDS encoding SpoVR family protein: protein MKREEYARFERTIAWMESRARELGLDFFDMRYEICPADVVYTIAGFGMPTRYSHWSFGKQYHRHKLDYDLGLSRIYELVVNNDPCYAFFLENNTVLQNEMIVAHVLGHSDFFKNNARFRYTNRDMIDTMAATAERFRRYEEKYGVARVEEVIDAAMSIQEHVDPSMRARRRMMRPQADAEAGQAVGEAPVDAAGRRRGPYDDLWQIGSGTGPAGAGGSTGGDGGSLPRAGGVSGAPSVGGAGSVGGFGAVIGAGPNGGVGTGDGAASATEGGNLQEKDLLGFILENSRHLEDWERDIVAVVREEMLYFWPQLETKIMNEGWATFWHIELMREMDLSGQDAIDFAQLTANVTQPNRFSLNPYNVGLAIWRDIERRYGREKMFEVRECESDTSFLRNYLNQDIVDACELYLFERRGIEWVIVERNYEKIRDLLVQQRTNGGFPVLYVTDGDLGRMGGLCITHAYDGQELDVRYIERTLPRVHRLWGRPVTLRTVVDGRPAEFRCEGDHVLRRVV from the coding sequence ATGAAGCGTGAGGAGTATGCGCGGTTTGAGCGGACCATCGCCTGGATGGAATCGCGTGCTCGCGAACTGGGGCTCGACTTTTTCGACATGCGCTACGAGATCTGCCCGGCGGACGTGGTGTACACCATCGCCGGTTTCGGCATGCCGACCCGTTACAGCCATTGGAGCTTCGGCAAGCAGTACCACCGCCACAAGCTCGACTACGACCTGGGCCTGTCGCGCATCTACGAGCTGGTGGTCAACAATGACCCGTGCTACGCGTTCTTTCTCGAAAACAACACGGTCCTGCAGAACGAGATGATCGTCGCGCACGTGCTCGGGCACAGCGACTTCTTCAAGAACAATGCCCGGTTCCGGTACACGAACCGCGATATGATCGACACCATGGCAGCGACGGCGGAGCGGTTCCGGCGCTACGAGGAGAAGTACGGGGTGGCCCGGGTGGAAGAGGTGATTGACGCGGCGATGTCCATCCAGGAGCACGTGGACCCGTCGATGCGCGCGCGCCGGCGAATGATGCGGCCGCAGGCGGACGCGGAGGCGGGCCAAGCGGTCGGGGAGGCGCCGGTGGATGCGGCGGGCCGGCGGCGCGGGCCGTACGACGACCTGTGGCAAATCGGGAGCGGTACGGGGCCGGCGGGGGCCGGTGGATCGACCGGGGGAGATGGTGGGTCGCTGCCGCGGGCCGGCGGCGTCAGCGGCGCTCCTTCGGTGGGTGGCGCCGGCTCCGTGGGCGGTTTCGGTGCGGTGATCGGTGCCGGCCCGAACGGGGGAGTCGGCACCGGCGATGGTGCGGCTTCCGCGACCGAGGGCGGGAACTTGCAGGAGAAGGACCTGCTCGGTTTTATCCTCGAGAACAGCCGCCACCTGGAGGACTGGGAGCGCGACATCGTGGCCGTCGTGCGCGAGGAGATGCTGTACTTCTGGCCGCAGCTGGAGACGAAGATCATGAACGAAGGCTGGGCGACCTTTTGGCATATCGAGCTGATGCGGGAGATGGATCTGTCGGGGCAGGACGCCATCGACTTCGCGCAGCTGACGGCGAACGTCACGCAGCCGAACCGGTTCTCGCTCAACCCGTACAACGTGGGACTGGCCATCTGGCGGGACATCGAGCGCCGGTATGGCCGGGAGAAGATGTTTGAGGTGCGCGAGTGCGAGTCGGACACCAGCTTTCTGCGCAACTATCTGAACCAGGACATCGTGGACGCCTGTGAGCTGTACTTGTTCGAGCGGCGCGGCATCGAGTGGGTGATCGTGGAGCGGAATTACGAAAAGATCCGCGACCTGTTGGTGCAACAGCGCACCAATGGCGGTTTCCCCGTCCTGTATGTGACGGACGGCGATCTGGGGCGGATGGGGGGCCTGTGCATCACTCACGCCTACGACGGGCAGGAATTGGACGTGCGTTACATCGAGCGCACCCTGCCCCGGGTGCACCGACTGTGGGGGCGTCCGGTGACCCTGCGGACGGTGGTCGACGGGCGGCCGGCCGAGTTCCGGTGCGAAGGGGACCACGTCTTGCGCCGCGTGGTGTAG
- a CDS encoding ring-cleaving dioxygenase, which yields MQLLGIHHLTAVSSRIRDNYRFYTQTLGLRLVKRSVNQDDVSAYHLFYSGDRRGTPGNDLTFFDWDLPRERRGTRSITRTFLRVYGRDALDWWADWLKEKGVPHGGVTEWDGRPALLFEDPEGQRLALIDQTAAPVKGAASERAHASGGSGSQADDHQPWEKSPVPAAYQIRGQGPILVSVPVLRRTDPLLTQVLGMRQVRQYRHPESPSHTVYVYEMGDGGAHAELHVTEQPDLPPVEPGAGGVHHVAFRTPDHLYDEWAQRLMTFRVPNSGPVDRYWFRSLYLREPNGVLFEIATDGPGFAVDEDPDTLGEKVVLPPFLEPHRDKIIANLKPL from the coding sequence GTGCAACTGCTCGGCATCCACCACCTGACCGCGGTCTCATCCCGGATCCGTGACAATTACCGCTTCTACACGCAGACCCTCGGCCTGCGCCTCGTCAAGCGCAGCGTCAACCAGGACGACGTCAGCGCCTATCACCTGTTTTACAGCGGCGATCGGCGCGGCACTCCCGGCAACGACCTCACCTTCTTCGATTGGGACCTGCCCCGCGAACGCCGCGGGACGCGCAGCATCACGCGCACGTTCCTGCGCGTGTATGGCCGCGATGCCTTGGATTGGTGGGCGGATTGGTTGAAGGAAAAGGGGGTGCCGCACGGCGGCGTGACGGAGTGGGACGGCCGGCCCGCCCTCCTCTTCGAAGACCCGGAGGGGCAGCGCCTGGCCCTGATCGACCAGACGGCCGCACCGGTGAAGGGCGCAGCGAGTGAACGGGCGCACGCCAGCGGAGGGAGTGGATCCCAGGCGGACGACCATCAGCCATGGGAGAAAAGCCCCGTGCCTGCGGCGTATCAGATCCGCGGCCAGGGCCCCATCCTCGTCAGCGTCCCGGTGCTGCGACGCACCGATCCGCTGCTCACCCAGGTCCTCGGGATGCGCCAGGTACGCCAGTACCGGCATCCTGAATCCCCGTCACACACGGTCTACGTCTACGAGATGGGAGACGGCGGCGCGCACGCCGAGCTGCATGTCACGGAACAGCCCGACCTGCCGCCCGTGGAGCCCGGGGCCGGCGGCGTGCACCACGTCGCGTTCCGCACCCCGGATCATCTGTACGACGAGTGGGCCCAGCGCCTGATGACCTTCCGCGTCCCCAACAGCGGCCCCGTGGACCGGTACTGGTTCCGCAGCCTGTACCTGCGCGAGCCCAACGGGGTGCTCTTCGAGATCGCCACCGACGGCCCCGGCTTCGCCGTCGACGAAGACCCGGACACCCTCGGCGAGAAGGTGGTGCTGCCGCCGTTTTTGGAGCCGCACCGCGACAAGATTATCGCCAACCTGAAACCGCTCTAA